From the genome of Symphalangus syndactylus isolate Jambi chromosome 7, NHGRI_mSymSyn1-v2.1_pri, whole genome shotgun sequence, one region includes:
- the RECQL4 gene encoding ATP-dependent DNA helicase Q4 isoform X9, with product MERLRDVRERLQAWERAFWRQRGRRPSQDDVEAAPEETRALYREYRTLKRTTGQAGGGPRSSESLPAAAEEAPEPHCWGPHLNRAATQSPQPTPGRSCQGSVPDYGQRLKANLKGTLQAGPALGRRPWPLGRPSSKTPTPKPPGTGPVLSFAEKASDEPPHPPEPQPRPGRLQHLQASLSQRLGSLDPGWLQRCHSEVPDFLGAPKACRPDLGSEESQLLPPAESAVLGPGAGSQGPEASALQEVSIGAGSPQPSSSRGEKRRRNKEPWGSPAQVQQESSQAEPPLEGAGAVALEEDPPGEPIQAQPPQPCSSPSTPRGNYVRLNMKQKRYVRGRALRGRLLRKQAWKQKWRKKGESFGGGGATVTIKESCFLNEQFDHWAARCPQPASEEDTDPVGPGPLVPAPQPVPEVPSLDPAVLPLYSLGPSGQLAETPAEVFQALKLLGHQAFRPGQERAVMRILSGISTLLVLPTGAGKSLCYQLPALLYTQRSPCLTLVVSPLLSLMDDQVSGLPPCLKAACIHSGMTRKQRESVLQKVRAAQVHVLMLTPEALVGSGGLPPATRLPPVAFACIDEAHCLSQWSHNFRPCYLRVCKVLRERMGVHCFLGLTATATRRTASDVAQHLAVAKEPGLHGPAPVPANLHLSVSMDRDTDQALLTLLQGERFRNLDSIIIYCNRREDTERIAALLRTCLHAARVPGSGGRAPKTTAEAYHAGMCSRERRRVQRAFMQGQLRVVVATVAFGMGLDRPDVRAVLHLGLPPSFESYVQAVGRAGRDGQPAHCHLFLQPQGEDLRELRRHVHADSTDFLAVKRLVQRVFPACTCTRLPPEQEGAMGEERPVPKYPPQEAEQLGGHQAAPGPRRACTGHERALPIQLTVQALDMPEEAIETLLCYLELHPRHWLELLATTYTHCRLNCPGGPAQLQALAHRCPPLAVCLAQRLPEDPGQGSSSVEFDMVKLVDSMGWELASVRQALCQLQWDHKPRTGVRRGTGVLVEFSELAFHLRSPGDLTPEEKDQICDFLYGRVQARERQALARLRRTFQAFHSVAFPSCGPCLEQQDEGRSTRLKDLLGHYFEEEEAQGPGGMEDAQAPEPGQARLQDWEDQVRGDIRQFLSLRPEEKFSGRAVARIFHGIGSPCYPAQVYGQDRRFWRKYLHLNFHALVGLATEELLRVAR from the exons ATGGAGCGGCTGCGGGACGTGCGGGAGCGGCTGCAGGCGTGGGAGCGCGCGTTCTGGCGGCAGCGCGGGCGGCGACCGAGCCAG GACGACGTGGAGGCGGCGCCGGAGGAGACACGCG CGCTCTACCGGGAGTACCGCACTCTGAAGCGGACCACGGGCCAGGCCGGCGGCGGGCCCCGCAGCTCCGAGTCGCTCCCCGCGGCGGCCGAAGAG GCGCCAGAGCCCCATTGCTGGGGGCCCCATCTGAATCGGGCTGCGACCCAGAGTCCACAACCTACGCCAGGGCGGAGCTGCCAGGGCTCGGTGCCGGACTACGGGCAGCGGCTCAAGGCCAATCTGAAAGGCACCCTGCAG GCCGGACCAGCCCTGGGCCGCAGACCCTGGCCTCTAGGAAGACCCTCATCCAAGACGCCCACCCCAAAGCCCCCAGGTACAGGGCCTGTCCTCTCCTTTGCAGAAAAAGCCAGTGATGAGCCTCCACATCCCCCTGAGCCCCAGCCAAGGCCAGGCCGGCTCCAGCATCTGCAGGCATCCCTGAGCCAGCGGCTGGGCTCCCTAGATCCTGGCTGGTTACAGCGATGTCACAGTGAGGTCCCAGATTTTCTGGGGGCCCCCAAAGCCTGCAGGCCTGATCTAGGCTCAGAGGAATCACAACTTCTGCCCCCTGCTGAGTCGGCTGTCCTTGGTCCTGGTGCTGGCTCCCAGGGCCCAGAGGCTTCAGCCCTCCAAGAAGTCAGCATCGGTGCAGGGAGTCCCCAGCCCAGCAGCAGTCGAGGCGAGAAGCGGAGACGGAACAAGGAGCCCTGGGGGAGCCCCGCACAGGTCCAGCAGGAGAGCAGCCAGGCTGAACCCCCATTGGAGGGGGCTGGGGCTGTAGCACTTGAGGAAGACCCTCCAGGGGAACCCATACAGGCACAGCCACCTCAGCCCTGCAGCAGCCCGTCGACCCCCAG GGGCAATTATGTACGGCTCAACATGAAGCAGAAACGCTATGTGCGGGGCCGGGCGCTCCGTGGCAGGCTCCTCCGCAAGCAG GCATGGAAGCAGAAGTGGCGGAAGAAAGGGGAGTCCTTTGGGGGTGGTGGTGCCACAGTCACAATCAAGGAGTCTTGCTTCCTGAATGAGCAGTTCGATCACTGGGCAGCCCGGTGTCCCCAGCCAG cGAGTGAGGAAGACACAGACCCTGTTGGGCCTGGGCCGCTGGTTCCTGCACCACAACCTGTACCTGAGGTGCCCAGCCTGGACCCTGCTGTGCTGCCACTCTACTCCCTGGGGCCCTCAGGGCAGCTGGCAG AGACGCCGGCTGAGGTGTTCCAGGCCCTGAAGCTGCTGGGGCACCAAGCCTTCCGCCCTGGGCAGGAGCGTGCAGTCATGCGGATCCTGTCTG GCATCTCCACGCTGCTGGTGCTGCCTACAGGTGCCGGCAAGTCCCTGTGCTACCAGCTCCCGGCGCTGCTCTACACTCAGCGCAGCCCCTGCCTCACGTTGGTCGTCTCTCCCCTGCTGTCACTCATGGACGACCAG GTGTCTGGCCTGCCACCGTGTCTCAAGGCGGCCTGCATACACTCGGGCATGACCAGGAAGCAACGGGAATCTGTCCTGCAGAAG GTTCGGGCAGCCCAGGTACATGTGCTGATGCTGACACCTGAAGCGCTGGTGGGGTCGGGAGGCCTCCCTCCAGCCACACGGCTGCCTCCAGTTGCTTTTGCCTGTATTGATGAGGCCCACTGCCTCTCCCAGTGGTCCCACAACTTCCGGCCCTGCTATCTGCGTGTCTGCAAG GTGCTTCGGGAGCGCATGGGTGTGCACTGCTTCCTGGGCCTCACAGCCACAGCCACACGCCGCACTGCCAGTGACGTGGCACAGCACTTGGCTGTGGCCAAAGAGCCTGGCCTCCATGGGCCAGCCCCAGTTCCCGCCAACCTGCACCTTTCCGTGTCCATGGACAGGGACACAGACCAG GCACTGTTGACGCTGCTGCAAGGCGAACGTTTTCGAAACCTGGATTCCATTATCATTTACTGCAACCGGCGTGAGGACACAGAGCGGATCGCTGCGCTCCTCCGAACCTGCCTGCACGCAGCCCGGGTCCCAGGGTCTGGAG GTCGTGCCCCCAAAACCACGGCCGAGGCCTACCACGCAGGCATGTGCAGCCGGGAACGGCGGCGGGTACAGCGGGCCTTCATGCAGGGCCAGTTGCGGGTGGTGGTGGCCACGGTGGCCTTCGGGATGGGGCTGGACCGGCCAGATGTGCGGGCTGTGCTGCATCTGGGGCTGCCCCCAAGCTTCGAGAGCTACGTGCAGGCCGTGGGCCGGGCCGGGCGTGACGGGCAGCCTGCCCACTGCCACCTCTTCCTGCAGCCCCAG GGCGAAGACCTGCGAGAGCTGCGCAGACACGTGCATGCCGACAGCACGGACTTCCTGGCTGTGAAGAGGCTGGTACAGCGCGTGTTCCCAGCCTGCACCTGCACCAGGCTGCCCCCGGAGCAGGAAGGGGCCATGGGTGAAGAGAGGCCTGTGCCCAAGTACCCCCCTCAAGAGGCTGAACAGCTTGGTGGCCACCAAGCAGCCCCAGGACCCAGAAGGGCCTGCACGGGCCATGAGCGGGCACTCCCAATACAGCTTACTGTACAGGCTCTGGACATGCCGGAGGAGG CCATTGAGACTTTGCTGTGCTACCTGGAGCTGCACCCACGCCACTGGCTGGAGCTGCTGGCGACCACCTATACCCACTGCCGTCTGAACTGCCCTGGGGGCCCTGCCCAGCTTCAGGCCCTGGCCCACAG GTGTCCCCCTTTGGCTGTGTGCTTGGCCCAGCGACTGCCTGAGGACCCGGGGCAAGGCAGCAGTTCCGTGGAGTTTGACATGGTCAAGCTGGTAGACTCCATGGGCTGGGAGCTGGCCTCTGTGCGGCAGGCTCTCTGCCAGCTGCAGTGGGACCACAAGCCCAGGACAG GTGTGCGGCGTGGGACAGGGGTGCTTGTGGAGTTCAGTGAGCTGGCCTTCCACCTTCGCAGCCCGGGGGACCTGACCCCTGAGGAGAAGGACCAGATCTGTGACTTCCTCTATGGCCGTGTGCAGGCCCGGGAGCGCCAGGCCCTGGCCCGTCTGCGCAGAACCTTCCAGGCCTTTCACAG TGTGGCCTTCCCCAGCTGCGGGCCCTGCCTGGAGCAGCAGGATGAGGGGCGCAGCACCAGGCTCAAGGACCTGCTCGGCCACTACTTTGAGGAAGAGGAAGCACAGGGGCCGGGAGGCATGGAGGACGCACAGGCCCCCGAGCCAGGGCAGGCCAGA CTCCAGGATTGGGAGGACCAGGTCCGCGGCGACATCCGCCAGTTTCTGTCCCTGAGGCCGGAGGAGAAGTTCTCGGGCAGGGCTGTGGCCCGCATCTTCCATGGCATCG GAAGCCCCTGCTACCCAGCCCAGGTGTACGGGCAGGACCGGCGCTTCTGGAGAAAATACCTGCACCTGAACTTCCACGCCCTGGTGGGCCTGGCCACGGAAGAGCTCCTGCGGGTGGCCCGCTGA
- the RECQL4 gene encoding ATP-dependent DNA helicase Q4 isoform X6 translates to MERLRDVRERLQAWERAFWRQRGRRPSQDDVEAAPEETRALYREYRTLKRTTGQAGGGPRSSESLPAAAEEAPEPHCWGPHLNRAATQSPQPTPGRSCQGSVPDYGQRLKANLKGTLQAGPALGRRPWPLGRPSSKTPTPKPPGTGPVLSFAEKASDEPPHPPEPQPRPGRLQHLQASLSQRLGSLDPGWLQRCHSEVPDFLGAPKACRPDLGSEESQLLPPAESAVLGPGAGSQGPEASALQEVSIGAGSPQPSSSRGEKRRRNKEPWGSPAQVQQESSQAEPPLEGAGAVALEEDPPGEPIQAQPPQPCSSPSTPRLACHDRGNYVRLNMKQKRYVRGRALRGRLLRKQAWKQKWRKKGESFGGGGATVTIKESCFLNEQFDHWAARCPQPELPFHPLLPAPASEEDTDPVGPGPLVPAPQPVPEVPSLDPAVLPLYSLGPSGQLAETPAEVFQALKLLGHQAFRPGQERAVMRILSGISTLLVLPTGAGKSLCYQLPALLYTQRSPCLTLVVSPLLSLMDDQVSGLPPCLKAACIHSGMTRKQRESVLQKVRAAQVHVLMLTPEALVGSGGLPPATRLPPVAFACIDEAHCLSQWSHNFRPCYLRVCKVLRERMGVHCFLGLTATATRRTASDVAQHLAVAKEPGLHGPAPVPANLHLSVSMDRDTDQALLTLLQGERFRNLDSIIIYCNRREDTERIAALLRTCLHAARVPGSGGRAPKTTAEAYHAGMCSRERRRVQRAFMQGQLRVVVATVAFGMGLDRPDVRAVLHLGLPPSFESYVQAVGRAGRDGQPAHCHLFLQPQGEDLRELRRHVHADSTDFLAVKRLVQRVFPACTCTRLPPEQEGAMGEERPVPKYPPQEAEQLGGHQAAPGPRRACTGHERALPIQLTVQALDMPEEAIETLLCYLELHPRHWLELLATTYTHCRLNCPGGPAQLQALAHRCPPLAVCLAQRLPEDPGQGSSSVEFDMVKLVDSMGWELASVRQALCQLQWDHKPRTGVRRGTGVLVEFSELAFHLRSPGDLTPEEKDQICDFLYGRVQARERQALARLRRTFQAFHSVAFPSCGPCLEQQDEGRSTRLKDLLGHYFEEEEAQGPGGMEDAQAPEPGQARLQDWEDQVRGDIRQFLSLRPEEKFSGRAVARIFHGIGSPCYPAQVYGQDRRFWRKYLHLNFHALVGLATEELLRVAR, encoded by the exons ATGGAGCGGCTGCGGGACGTGCGGGAGCGGCTGCAGGCGTGGGAGCGCGCGTTCTGGCGGCAGCGCGGGCGGCGACCGAGCCAG GACGACGTGGAGGCGGCGCCGGAGGAGACACGCG CGCTCTACCGGGAGTACCGCACTCTGAAGCGGACCACGGGCCAGGCCGGCGGCGGGCCCCGCAGCTCCGAGTCGCTCCCCGCGGCGGCCGAAGAG GCGCCAGAGCCCCATTGCTGGGGGCCCCATCTGAATCGGGCTGCGACCCAGAGTCCACAACCTACGCCAGGGCGGAGCTGCCAGGGCTCGGTGCCGGACTACGGGCAGCGGCTCAAGGCCAATCTGAAAGGCACCCTGCAG GCCGGACCAGCCCTGGGCCGCAGACCCTGGCCTCTAGGAAGACCCTCATCCAAGACGCCCACCCCAAAGCCCCCAGGTACAGGGCCTGTCCTCTCCTTTGCAGAAAAAGCCAGTGATGAGCCTCCACATCCCCCTGAGCCCCAGCCAAGGCCAGGCCGGCTCCAGCATCTGCAGGCATCCCTGAGCCAGCGGCTGGGCTCCCTAGATCCTGGCTGGTTACAGCGATGTCACAGTGAGGTCCCAGATTTTCTGGGGGCCCCCAAAGCCTGCAGGCCTGATCTAGGCTCAGAGGAATCACAACTTCTGCCCCCTGCTGAGTCGGCTGTCCTTGGTCCTGGTGCTGGCTCCCAGGGCCCAGAGGCTTCAGCCCTCCAAGAAGTCAGCATCGGTGCAGGGAGTCCCCAGCCCAGCAGCAGTCGAGGCGAGAAGCGGAGACGGAACAAGGAGCCCTGGGGGAGCCCCGCACAGGTCCAGCAGGAGAGCAGCCAGGCTGAACCCCCATTGGAGGGGGCTGGGGCTGTAGCACTTGAGGAAGACCCTCCAGGGGAACCCATACAGGCACAGCCACCTCAGCCCTGCAGCAGCCCGTCGACCCCCAG GCTGGCCTGCCATGACAGGGGCAATTATGTACGGCTCAACATGAAGCAGAAACGCTATGTGCGGGGCCGGGCGCTCCGTGGCAGGCTCCTCCGCAAGCAG GCATGGAAGCAGAAGTGGCGGAAGAAAGGGGAGTCCTTTGGGGGTGGTGGTGCCACAGTCACAATCAAGGAGTCTTGCTTCCTGAATGAGCAGTTCGATCACTGGGCAGCCCGGTGTCCCCAGCCAG AGCTTCCATTCCAccctctcctgcctgccccagcGAGTGAGGAAGACACAGACCCTGTTGGGCCTGGGCCGCTGGTTCCTGCACCACAACCTGTACCTGAGGTGCCCAGCCTGGACCCTGCTGTGCTGCCACTCTACTCCCTGGGGCCCTCAGGGCAGCTGGCAG AGACGCCGGCTGAGGTGTTCCAGGCCCTGAAGCTGCTGGGGCACCAAGCCTTCCGCCCTGGGCAGGAGCGTGCAGTCATGCGGATCCTGTCTG GCATCTCCACGCTGCTGGTGCTGCCTACAGGTGCCGGCAAGTCCCTGTGCTACCAGCTCCCGGCGCTGCTCTACACTCAGCGCAGCCCCTGCCTCACGTTGGTCGTCTCTCCCCTGCTGTCACTCATGGACGACCAG GTGTCTGGCCTGCCACCGTGTCTCAAGGCGGCCTGCATACACTCGGGCATGACCAGGAAGCAACGGGAATCTGTCCTGCAGAAG GTTCGGGCAGCCCAGGTACATGTGCTGATGCTGACACCTGAAGCGCTGGTGGGGTCGGGAGGCCTCCCTCCAGCCACACGGCTGCCTCCAGTTGCTTTTGCCTGTATTGATGAGGCCCACTGCCTCTCCCAGTGGTCCCACAACTTCCGGCCCTGCTATCTGCGTGTCTGCAAG GTGCTTCGGGAGCGCATGGGTGTGCACTGCTTCCTGGGCCTCACAGCCACAGCCACACGCCGCACTGCCAGTGACGTGGCACAGCACTTGGCTGTGGCCAAAGAGCCTGGCCTCCATGGGCCAGCCCCAGTTCCCGCCAACCTGCACCTTTCCGTGTCCATGGACAGGGACACAGACCAG GCACTGTTGACGCTGCTGCAAGGCGAACGTTTTCGAAACCTGGATTCCATTATCATTTACTGCAACCGGCGTGAGGACACAGAGCGGATCGCTGCGCTCCTCCGAACCTGCCTGCACGCAGCCCGGGTCCCAGGGTCTGGAG GTCGTGCCCCCAAAACCACGGCCGAGGCCTACCACGCAGGCATGTGCAGCCGGGAACGGCGGCGGGTACAGCGGGCCTTCATGCAGGGCCAGTTGCGGGTGGTGGTGGCCACGGTGGCCTTCGGGATGGGGCTGGACCGGCCAGATGTGCGGGCTGTGCTGCATCTGGGGCTGCCCCCAAGCTTCGAGAGCTACGTGCAGGCCGTGGGCCGGGCCGGGCGTGACGGGCAGCCTGCCCACTGCCACCTCTTCCTGCAGCCCCAG GGCGAAGACCTGCGAGAGCTGCGCAGACACGTGCATGCCGACAGCACGGACTTCCTGGCTGTGAAGAGGCTGGTACAGCGCGTGTTCCCAGCCTGCACCTGCACCAGGCTGCCCCCGGAGCAGGAAGGGGCCATGGGTGAAGAGAGGCCTGTGCCCAAGTACCCCCCTCAAGAGGCTGAACAGCTTGGTGGCCACCAAGCAGCCCCAGGACCCAGAAGGGCCTGCACGGGCCATGAGCGGGCACTCCCAATACAGCTTACTGTACAGGCTCTGGACATGCCGGAGGAGG CCATTGAGACTTTGCTGTGCTACCTGGAGCTGCACCCACGCCACTGGCTGGAGCTGCTGGCGACCACCTATACCCACTGCCGTCTGAACTGCCCTGGGGGCCCTGCCCAGCTTCAGGCCCTGGCCCACAG GTGTCCCCCTTTGGCTGTGTGCTTGGCCCAGCGACTGCCTGAGGACCCGGGGCAAGGCAGCAGTTCCGTGGAGTTTGACATGGTCAAGCTGGTAGACTCCATGGGCTGGGAGCTGGCCTCTGTGCGGCAGGCTCTCTGCCAGCTGCAGTGGGACCACAAGCCCAGGACAG GTGTGCGGCGTGGGACAGGGGTGCTTGTGGAGTTCAGTGAGCTGGCCTTCCACCTTCGCAGCCCGGGGGACCTGACCCCTGAGGAGAAGGACCAGATCTGTGACTTCCTCTATGGCCGTGTGCAGGCCCGGGAGCGCCAGGCCCTGGCCCGTCTGCGCAGAACCTTCCAGGCCTTTCACAG TGTGGCCTTCCCCAGCTGCGGGCCCTGCCTGGAGCAGCAGGATGAGGGGCGCAGCACCAGGCTCAAGGACCTGCTCGGCCACTACTTTGAGGAAGAGGAAGCACAGGGGCCGGGAGGCATGGAGGACGCACAGGCCCCCGAGCCAGGGCAGGCCAGA CTCCAGGATTGGGAGGACCAGGTCCGCGGCGACATCCGCCAGTTTCTGTCCCTGAGGCCGGAGGAGAAGTTCTCGGGCAGGGCTGTGGCCCGCATCTTCCATGGCATCG GAAGCCCCTGCTACCCAGCCCAGGTGTACGGGCAGGACCGGCGCTTCTGGAGAAAATACCTGCACCTGAACTTCCACGCCCTGGTGGGCCTGGCCACGGAAGAGCTCCTGCGGGTGGCCCGCTGA
- the RECQL4 gene encoding ATP-dependent DNA helicase Q4 isoform X17, whose translation MERLRDVRERLQAWERAFWRQRGRRPSQDDVEAAPEETRALYREYRTLKRTTGQAGGGPRSSESLPAAAEEAPEPHCWGPHLNRAATQSPQPTPGRSCQGSVPDYGQRLKANLKGTLQGPEASALQEVSIGAGSPQPSSSRGEKRRRNKEPWGSPAQVQQESSQAEPPLEGAGAVALEEDPPGEPIQAQPPQPCSSPSTPRYHGLSPSSQARAGKAEGTAHLHIFPRLACHDRGNYVRLNMKQKRYVRGRALRGRLLRKQAWKQKWRKKGESFGGGGATVTIKESCFLNEQFDHWAARCPQPASEEDTDPVGPGPLVPAPQPVPEVPSLDPAVLPLYSLGPSGQLAETPAEVFQALKLLGHQAFRPGQERAVMRILSGISTLLVLPTGAGKSLCYQLPALLYTQRSPCLTLVVSPLLSLMDDQVSGLPPCLKAACIHSGMTRKQRESVLQKVRAAQVHVLMLTPEALVGSGGLPPATRLPPVAFACIDEAHCLSQWSHNFRPCYLRVCKVLRERMGVHCFLGLTATATRRTASDVAQHLAVAKEPGLHGPAPVPANLHLSVSMDRDTDQALLTLLQGERFRNLDSIIIYCNRREDTERIAALLRTCLHAARVPGSGGRAPKTTAEAYHAGMCSRERRRVQRAFMQGQLRVVVATVAFGMGLDRPDVRAVLHLGLPPSFESYVQAVGRAGRDGQPAHCHLFLQPQGEDLRELRRHVHADSTDFLAVKRLVQRVFPACTCTRLPPEQEGAMGEERPVPKYPPQEAEQLGGHQAAPGPRRACTGHERALPIQLTVQALDMPEEAIETLLCYLELHPRHWLELLATTYTHCRLNCPGGPAQLQALAHRCPPLAVCLAQRLPEDPGQGSSSVEFDMVKLVDSMGWELASVRQALCQLQWDHKPRTGVRRGTGVLVEFSELAFHLRSPGDLTPEEKDQICDFLYGRVQARERQALARLRRTFQAFHSVAFPSCGPCLEQQDEGRSTRLKDLLGHYFEEEEAQGPGGMEDAQAPEPGQARLQDWEDQVRGDIRQFLSLRPEEKFSGRAVARIFHGIGSPCYPAQVYGQDRRFWRKYLHLNFHALVGLATEELLRVAR comes from the exons ATGGAGCGGCTGCGGGACGTGCGGGAGCGGCTGCAGGCGTGGGAGCGCGCGTTCTGGCGGCAGCGCGGGCGGCGACCGAGCCAG GACGACGTGGAGGCGGCGCCGGAGGAGACACGCG CGCTCTACCGGGAGTACCGCACTCTGAAGCGGACCACGGGCCAGGCCGGCGGCGGGCCCCGCAGCTCCGAGTCGCTCCCCGCGGCGGCCGAAGAG GCGCCAGAGCCCCATTGCTGGGGGCCCCATCTGAATCGGGCTGCGACCCAGAGTCCACAACCTACGCCAGGGCGGAGCTGCCAGGGCTCGGTGCCGGACTACGGGCAGCGGCTCAAGGCCAATCTGAAAGGCACCCTGCAG GGCCCAGAGGCTTCAGCCCTCCAAGAAGTCAGCATCGGTGCAGGGAGTCCCCAGCCCAGCAGCAGTCGAGGCGAGAAGCGGAGACGGAACAAGGAGCCCTGGGGGAGCCCCGCACAGGTCCAGCAGGAGAGCAGCCAGGCTGAACCCCCATTGGAGGGGGCTGGGGCTGTAGCACTTGAGGAAGACCCTCCAGGGGAACCCATACAGGCACAGCCACCTCAGCCCTGCAGCAGCCCGTCGACCCCCAGGTACCACGGACTCAGCCCCTCCAGTCAGGCTAGGGCTGGGAAGGCTGAGGGCACAGCCCACCTGCACATCTTCCCTAGGCTGGCCTGCCATGACAGGGGCAATTATGTACGGCTCAACATGAAGCAGAAACGCTATGTGCGGGGCCGGGCGCTCCGTGGCAGGCTCCTCCGCAAGCAG GCATGGAAGCAGAAGTGGCGGAAGAAAGGGGAGTCCTTTGGGGGTGGTGGTGCCACAGTCACAATCAAGGAGTCTTGCTTCCTGAATGAGCAGTTCGATCACTGGGCAGCCCGGTGTCCCCAGCCAG cGAGTGAGGAAGACACAGACCCTGTTGGGCCTGGGCCGCTGGTTCCTGCACCACAACCTGTACCTGAGGTGCCCAGCCTGGACCCTGCTGTGCTGCCACTCTACTCCCTGGGGCCCTCAGGGCAGCTGGCAG AGACGCCGGCTGAGGTGTTCCAGGCCCTGAAGCTGCTGGGGCACCAAGCCTTCCGCCCTGGGCAGGAGCGTGCAGTCATGCGGATCCTGTCTG GCATCTCCACGCTGCTGGTGCTGCCTACAGGTGCCGGCAAGTCCCTGTGCTACCAGCTCCCGGCGCTGCTCTACACTCAGCGCAGCCCCTGCCTCACGTTGGTCGTCTCTCCCCTGCTGTCACTCATGGACGACCAG GTGTCTGGCCTGCCACCGTGTCTCAAGGCGGCCTGCATACACTCGGGCATGACCAGGAAGCAACGGGAATCTGTCCTGCAGAAG GTTCGGGCAGCCCAGGTACATGTGCTGATGCTGACACCTGAAGCGCTGGTGGGGTCGGGAGGCCTCCCTCCAGCCACACGGCTGCCTCCAGTTGCTTTTGCCTGTATTGATGAGGCCCACTGCCTCTCCCAGTGGTCCCACAACTTCCGGCCCTGCTATCTGCGTGTCTGCAAG GTGCTTCGGGAGCGCATGGGTGTGCACTGCTTCCTGGGCCTCACAGCCACAGCCACACGCCGCACTGCCAGTGACGTGGCACAGCACTTGGCTGTGGCCAAAGAGCCTGGCCTCCATGGGCCAGCCCCAGTTCCCGCCAACCTGCACCTTTCCGTGTCCATGGACAGGGACACAGACCAG GCACTGTTGACGCTGCTGCAAGGCGAACGTTTTCGAAACCTGGATTCCATTATCATTTACTGCAACCGGCGTGAGGACACAGAGCGGATCGCTGCGCTCCTCCGAACCTGCCTGCACGCAGCCCGGGTCCCAGGGTCTGGAG GTCGTGCCCCCAAAACCACGGCCGAGGCCTACCACGCAGGCATGTGCAGCCGGGAACGGCGGCGGGTACAGCGGGCCTTCATGCAGGGCCAGTTGCGGGTGGTGGTGGCCACGGTGGCCTTCGGGATGGGGCTGGACCGGCCAGATGTGCGGGCTGTGCTGCATCTGGGGCTGCCCCCAAGCTTCGAGAGCTACGTGCAGGCCGTGGGCCGGGCCGGGCGTGACGGGCAGCCTGCCCACTGCCACCTCTTCCTGCAGCCCCAG GGCGAAGACCTGCGAGAGCTGCGCAGACACGTGCATGCCGACAGCACGGACTTCCTGGCTGTGAAGAGGCTGGTACAGCGCGTGTTCCCAGCCTGCACCTGCACCAGGCTGCCCCCGGAGCAGGAAGGGGCCATGGGTGAAGAGAGGCCTGTGCCCAAGTACCCCCCTCAAGAGGCTGAACAGCTTGGTGGCCACCAAGCAGCCCCAGGACCCAGAAGGGCCTGCACGGGCCATGAGCGGGCACTCCCAATACAGCTTACTGTACAGGCTCTGGACATGCCGGAGGAGG CCATTGAGACTTTGCTGTGCTACCTGGAGCTGCACCCACGCCACTGGCTGGAGCTGCTGGCGACCACCTATACCCACTGCCGTCTGAACTGCCCTGGGGGCCCTGCCCAGCTTCAGGCCCTGGCCCACAG GTGTCCCCCTTTGGCTGTGTGCTTGGCCCAGCGACTGCCTGAGGACCCGGGGCAAGGCAGCAGTTCCGTGGAGTTTGACATGGTCAAGCTGGTAGACTCCATGGGCTGGGAGCTGGCCTCTGTGCGGCAGGCTCTCTGCCAGCTGCAGTGGGACCACAAGCCCAGGACAG GTGTGCGGCGTGGGACAGGGGTGCTTGTGGAGTTCAGTGAGCTGGCCTTCCACCTTCGCAGCCCGGGGGACCTGACCCCTGAGGAGAAGGACCAGATCTGTGACTTCCTCTATGGCCGTGTGCAGGCCCGGGAGCGCCAGGCCCTGGCCCGTCTGCGCAGAACCTTCCAGGCCTTTCACAG TGTGGCCTTCCCCAGCTGCGGGCCCTGCCTGGAGCAGCAGGATGAGGGGCGCAGCACCAGGCTCAAGGACCTGCTCGGCCACTACTTTGAGGAAGAGGAAGCACAGGGGCCGGGAGGCATGGAGGACGCACAGGCCCCCGAGCCAGGGCAGGCCAGA CTCCAGGATTGGGAGGACCAGGTCCGCGGCGACATCCGCCAGTTTCTGTCCCTGAGGCCGGAGGAGAAGTTCTCGGGCAGGGCTGTGGCCCGCATCTTCCATGGCATCG GAAGCCCCTGCTACCCAGCCCAGGTGTACGGGCAGGACCGGCGCTTCTGGAGAAAATACCTGCACCTGAACTTCCACGCCCTGGTGGGCCTGGCCACGGAAGAGCTCCTGCGGGTGGCCCGCTGA